Proteins from a genomic interval of Lycium ferocissimum isolate CSIRO_LF1 chromosome 2, AGI_CSIRO_Lferr_CH_V1, whole genome shotgun sequence:
- the LOC132046951 gene encoding probable galacturonosyltransferase-like 1, whose product MFVNLSPCSIMTKLGRSRDTTQLSLLLIIFPLLTQNVSIIASTLTNSNLHFKEAPQFYNSPSCSTISSSENAVHVAMTLDIPYLRGSMAAILSVLQHSSCPENVIFHFVASSSAETAHLNLTITKSFPYLHFTIYPIQDIAAVAGLISTSIRSALDCPLNYARNYLADLLPKYLNKVVYLDSDLVLVDDIAKLASTPLIEDSVLAAPEYCNANFTTYFTPTFWSNPSLSLIFANRIRKPCYFNTGVMVIDLVRWRAGDYTTKIVEWMELQKRMRIYELGSLPPFLLVFAGNIAPVNHSWNQHGLGGDNFRGLCRDLHPGPVSLLHWSGKGKPWARLDANHPCPLDALWSPYDLLQSHYTLES is encoded by the coding sequence ATGTTTGTTAACTTGTCTCCCTGCTCCATTATGACAAAACTTGGGAGATCCAGGGACACCACCCAGCTTTCCCTATTGTTGATCATTTTCCCCTTATTGACACAAAATGTTAGTATTATTGCTTCCACCTTGACTAATTCCAATCTCCATTTTAAAGAAGCTCCACAGTTCTACAACTCCCCTAGTTGTTCTACCATTAGTTCTTCAGAAAATGCAGTACATGTCGCTATGACCCTTGATATACCTTATCTTCGGGGTTCAATGGCTGCTATTCTTTCTGTATTACAACATTCTTCTTGCCCGGAAAATGTAATTTTCCATTTCGTTGCCTCTTCCTCTGCTGAAACCGCACACTTGAACCTTACTATTACAAAATCATTCCCTTATCTTCATTTCACAATTTATCCAATCCAAGATATTGCAGCCGTGGCAGGACTAATTTCGACCTCTATTCGTTCTGCTTTAGATTGTCCTTTAAATTACGCACGTAATTATCTTGCTGATCTGCTTCCTAAATACCTTAACAAGGTTGTTTATCTCGATTCGGACCTTGTTCTAGTAGACGACATTGCTAAATTAGCATCAACGCCTCTAATAGAGGATTCTGTTTTAGCAGCACCTGAATATTGCAATGCAAATTTCACTACTTATTTCACTCCCACCTTTTGGTCTAatccttctctttctttaatttttgcgaACCGAATTCGAAAGCCTTGTTATTTTAACACTGGTgttatggttattgatcttgtgAGATGGAGAGCTGGTGATTATACAACTAAGATTGTAGAGTGGATGGAGTTGCAAAAGAGAATGAGAATTTATGAATTGGGTTCTTTACCGCCTTTTCTGCTTGTTTTTGCTGGAAATATAGCTCCAGTTAATCATAGTTGGAACCAACATGGTCTTGGTGGAGATAATTTTCGTGGACTTTGCAGGGATTTGCACCCTGGTCCGGTTAGCCTGTTGCATTGGAGTGGAAAGGGAAAACCTTGGGCTCGACTCGACGCGAACCACCCTTGTCCGTTAGATGCCCTCTGGTCACCTTATGATCTACTGCAATCACATTATACTCTTGAGTCTTAA